From the genome of Macaca thibetana thibetana isolate TM-01 chromosome 8, ASM2454274v1, whole genome shotgun sequence:
AGTATCTCCCTGCTAGAATATCTGACCAAAGAGTATTGCTTAGAAGTATATTTGTGGAAAGAGGgtacaggttttgttttgttttgttttgttatttctttgatgAGGAGggccaagaaaaaagaaaaagaaattaataaaaaaaaggcagggggagAAAGAAAGGCTCTGAGAGACGAGACAGAAGTTTCAAGTAAGAAGTGATTATCCGCTGTACTGTTTTAGACTACTGAAAGGCTCATCTCTTGTGTATCCTGTGTAATTTGTGTATGACAGTTTCCGGGCATAAGTTGAGGGGGTTGTACAAGATTGCAACTCTTTGTTAATGTTCttcaattgtattttttcctAGAGACCTTCAGAGAAGACATGGCTTCCAGAAAAGAGAATGCAAAGAGTGCAAACAGAGTGCTAAGAATAAGCCAGTTGGATGCGCTTGAACTAAACAAGGCCCTGGAGCAGCTAGTTTGGTCCCAGTTTGCTCAGTGCTTTCATGGATTTAAACCTGGGCTATTAGCTCGCTTTGAGCCAGAGGTGAAAGCGTGCTTATGGCTTTTCTTGTGGAGATTCACCATCTACTCCAGAAATGCCACAGTGGGACAGTCAGTTTTGAATATTCAGTACAAAAACGATTTTTCCCCTAACCTGAGATATCAGCCACCCAGTAAAAATCAAAAAATCTGGTATGCTGTTTGTACAATTGGTGGGAGGTGGTTAGAAGAACGATGCTATGATTTGTTTCGAAACCATCATTTAGCATCATTTGGGAAAGTCAAGCAGTGTGTGAATTTTGTGGTTGGACTTTTGAAATTAGGTGGACtgattaattttttgattttcctTCAGAGGGGAAAGTTTGCAACTTTGACAGAACGTCTCCTAGGCATTCATTCTGTATTTTGCAAGCCTCAAAACATACGTGAAGTTGGCTTTGAATACATGAATAGGGAACTTCTCTGGCATGGTTTTGctgaatttctgatttttctcttacCACTTATCAGTGTCCAGAAGTTGAAAGCCAAGCTGTCTTCATGGTGTATCCCTCTTACTGGTGCACCTAATAGTGACAATACATTAGCCACTAGTGGCAAAGAATGCTCTCTTTGTGGAGAGTGGCCCACCATGCCTCACACCATAGGATGTGagcatattttctgttatttctgtgCTAAGAGTAGTTTCTTATTTGACATGTACTTTACTTGTCCTAAGTGTGGCACAGAAGTGCACAGTCTGCAGCCACTGAAATCAGGAATTGAGATGTCAGAAGTAAATGCTCTTTAGAAACTAAAATTGCTTCctctgaggaaaaaaatgcaCCGTGTTTAAATTCTGAATGTTAGTCATCCTAAGTAAACGATTTATGTATCCTTTATAAGGAATGTGCTGCCTAGCCATTGTCTTCTGCTCCTTTCCAGTCATGACTAAATTCTAATCACTAGAAACCATGTGATTCTAAATATATTatggaaatgttatttaaatcatTGCATTCAATTTTTAATGTCAAGAATAGTGGACAACTTTTGTCAGGTGACTACTAACAATGCTCCTTCATTTTACTACTTCTTAAAACGAGGTTGGATTCTAAAGATAAAGATTTTGGAGACTCTGGGATGAGTGTGCATTTATTTTCAGAGATGACATAATATGATAATGTGACAACTATAAGACTGTTGTTTTAAACCTTAAGACCTGATGCCTCAGTTctcagttgtaattttttttttttttttttttttttttgagacggtgtcccgccctatcacccaggctggagtgcagtggcgcaatctctgctcactgcaacctccgcctcccaggttcaagcaattcttctgcctcagcctcctgagtagctgggactacaggtgcgtgtcacgatgcccagctaatttttgtgtttttagtttcaccgtgttagccaggatggtctcgactcctgaccttatggtctatccacctcggcctcccaaagtgttgggattacaggcgtgagccagtgcccGGCCACCTCAGTTGTAATGTTACGCTGTTCTCCGAAGCCAGTTTTTAAGAAGTTCAGTCCTCAGCTGTCTGACCCCTCCACAGTTGGCTTTATATTCAGAAAGCAAAAATTACTTAAGGCAACTTGGAAGTGAGGCCTGGGAACAACTGGGGGCAACTAGTACGAACAGCACTATTTACAggtctctttctcttgcctttgaTTCAGAGCTCTCattctcagtaaatattgatagttttattgaaacaaaagAGGCCTTTAGCATGGTAATAATACAGCAGCGCATATCAAGATAATTCTGTATCATTCactccttttctctgcatttttttacttaaaaataaatttagactCTTAAAATTGTATAGAATTATTAGGTTGAACATTGAATTATTTCAAGTCTtaactagaatttttttaaaaaacagtttttaaatgtttttaaataaatgtcttgCTAGTATGGTGGAAATACACTGccagttcatttttctcttcatctttcatTGAAAAGCACTCAGGTGCCAGGTACTGACGTAGCCATTGGAGGCACAACACTACATtaagcaggaaaaagaaagttaCCTTCGTGGAGTTTACATTCTGTGATTGAATGAACTGTAAGTTTAATTTAGATTCAATTTAGTGTAAGATACCGAAGAAGTTTTGTAGTTTGAGTTAAGAGTATTTTACATCTTAagagttttccttcttttgcctcctgtaattttaaaacattattgtaGAAAACATCAACaattcaggaaaaaatataaaatcaactcTCCCACAATTTTTTGAGAGAGATCATCActatattttgctatatttgtaGATTTGTTGCACATACATTCCTTATctacaaaattattacaatgaatatgcaattttgttatttttgaaaaacagcatTTTTTCGTATGcataaatattcttcaaaaatattttagggctgaacacaatggctcatgcctgtaatctcaggctCCCTATTTAgggaggcagagcccaggagtttgaggtcgtttctaaaaaaataaaaatatatacaaacgtctttttttttttttctttggtgagaAAGGGCCTCACccagtcacccaggttggagtgcagtcgtgcgatcatggctaactgcagcctttcCCTCCtgtgcctcaagtgatcctcccatctaagcctcccaagttgctgggaccacaggcccatgccaccatgcctggctaattttttttagagatgaggtctcactttgttgcccaggctggtcttgaacttctgggctcaagcagtcctgctaccctggcctcccaaagttgtgggattataggcatgagccactgcacccggccataatatattttcaaaaggctATGCATATGCCATCGTATTCCTATTCCTATTATTATTTAACCACCGTCATAGAGTATTTAGGTTCTTTTCACTTTCTGTTGTGAATAATGCAATGATGAATCTGAGTTCATTAAGTGAAGAGTCCAGCTGCACACTGCAGGCCCAGTCTGGATGTAGGTGCTCAGATGGTTCTCTTTGAGACAGGCTTTAGCCCTTGGCTCTCATTTTTATGATGCGTCTACATGGCATGAGGGACACAGATCCTGCTAGGATTCAAATCCCACTTGTGTATAACCTAGGGCAATGTGCCACATCTCTGCACATCTGTACATTGTAAGGATTACATGTTTAGTGtaaataaaactcttaaaacaaTACCTGACACATACTAAATAGGATATAATAGTAGTGCTTTCCTTTGCTGTTGTCAGTATTATTCTGAGTCAGTTTCATTCTCACACAGAATGATGGCCGCTAGAAACTCAAGGCTTATATTCTGCTAGTTTTCTGATCCCACTGGCATGAGATACTCTTGCCTAATAGTTCCCGCTAAAGTCCAGGAGCTCACTGTTACTGGTCTGCCTTGGATTATGTGCACATTCCTGAACCAACCACCATAGCTAGGGGATGGAAAACACTGTTCCTGGTTACTTAAATGTAGGTGACACTCCTCCCATATACCACATGAACCTAAAGGAGTCCTGGAGGAGGCTGTTCACCACAGGAAACTGAGGTGTTCTTAGAAGAGTGGATGCTGGCAGATAGATCTCTACTAGTTAGAGTCTACATTTGCCTTACTCATTTCAAAAGTCCACATGCAGTCTCATTTTACCAGTGATCTAGTTTGATAAGGACATTCATAAGTAACTGGATGATTCCTCAACATTGCAGAtttgaaaggattaaataaagTCAACAAAATTTTGTTATATCAAcaattttgttatattattttgataGAGTAACTTCTAAGTGGTTGTTATCCATATTGTCAAAATCTTAACATGAAAACAGTACTTCACATATATGCTAGCTGATAGACTTGTGAGTATTAGGGGGGCGGTATTTTTTTCCATAGACCCTAATGACACTTagtgaaaatagatttttattatttttcatttttatttaacatctgCTACCTCTAGTAGGTGATAATCCCCGTGAGTTCAGAGACCATGACTGTTTTGTTCATCACTAGATAGCCAGAGCCTTTTAGTTCTAGTGTAGCAATAGAAACGTTTTATTAGCTGAATAAACCTAAGGTCACAGATAGGGTTCTGCAGAAGCTGGCACTGAAAGCGGTTTGAAGTACAAGAGATTTTTATGTATAACTCTCAGGGATGCATGCCTGTGAAGGGAAAGAGCAAAGAAGCAGGAATAGGCAGAAGAAATGGGAGTGCTCTAAAGCAGGCCTGAAAAGAGTTGGCCAACCCAGAGGGGAGCTCTGAGCTAGTGTCATCTGTCAGAATGTTTAAATTAGGCCAAAGTAAATAGGCCTTTTTACCTACACTTCTATCAGTCACTGGGTGTGGGCAGCTCTGGGAAGGTTGTGATCTCAAGCATGGCAGCTCTGTCGCGGAAGCATATCCAGCAGCTGGAGGCAGTCCACTGACCACACTCCATAGCTGGGCACTATGTCCATCCTTGCAGAAGGAGCTGGGTGGCATATCTTGGTGTGTACCACATCTAATACTGTCcatttttcctttatagattccttttttgtttgtttttcttgcataTAGTACGCTTAACAAACAACACACTAATGCCAGGTAGTGTTCAGTTTATAAACAATAGATTTATGACTGGCTGACACACCCAGGTGTCTCTTGAGTATCTCTGCCCCACTGCAGATACCAGACTTCCTGGCCAAGTTGCTATGTCAGCCCCCAGGAACTCTATTCAGTCTCTGCCTCTCTGGACACTGCCAGAAGAGTTGCTCTACCTCTGGTGCAACTGTTTCTACTCCCCAGCAGCCTCCAGGCTCAAGCTTTAGGAAAACTGGGTGGGATTTAGCAACATGATATGTTTCCATGTTAGCCTCAAGTAGGTAACCATCGGTTACAAATGTTCTTccttgggaaaataaaaacatttacgcttaacatttttgttttctctcccatGCACTTGCTCTCAAATCAAGCTTGCTACTTTTGTATTTAAAGTACCCAAGCGACTTCAGTGATCATATCTAAATTACTCAGATATCAATCAGAGCTCACATAAGGTATGTCCTACTACTTTGCTCTCAGCTCCCCTGCTTTCAGTATTTAGTGACTGGATTTGGGACAAgtttatttaacttctttaagATTCAATTTGTTCACCTATGAAATGGACATTCAGTGATATCTACCTCTTAGAATTCTAATGGGAATTAAATAAAGCATTCTCTCAAAAAATATCTGTTGAGCCCTTGCAAACATTCTTTTTCTGTACTCAGGGAATGCCTTCATGAATACCACAAAACCCCTGCTGTCGTGGGGTTTACATTCTTAGAGGGATGATAAAGGTAATTTCAAATGTTAGCAGTACTCTGAAGAAAATAGGCTGAGAAATGGGGAGTGAAAGGGGTTGCTGTATTGAATTGTGTGCTTGTGGAATGCCTCTCTGaggtgaaattttaaaagaaatctgaagGAAACAGGGAGAAAGCCAAGCAGAAAAGGGGTGCTAGGATAAGGAAATGGCTGGCGCCCAATCTCTGAGATGAGAGTCTGTTACCTCTTTGAGGAACCGCAAAAAATCCCAGTGAACCAGAAAGAGACTGGAAATGAGGTAGGCGAGGTGAGGTCATGCAAGCCAAGGGGACAATACCTGAATTTATTCCAGGTCTGAGGAGGCCAGAGGAAGATTTTAAGCAGAGatgtgacatgatcagatttacatttttaagggaTCACGCTGGATAATTTGTGCAGAGGTATGAGTCAAAGCAAGAAAACAGGTCAAAGGCTATAGCTGATAGTCAACATGAGCCATGATTGTTACTCCCATTAACAGTATCACTGAAATGGTCTGCAATCTGAAATAAAGCTTGAAGAAACCTAAGTACATTTTAATAGATTCTATCACCAAAACTATACTTGTGGGAGTTTCTCAAGTCCCCAGTTAGAGGCTGCTTTATTTTGAGTATAATTCTAAACAATTTTCACCAACAGATTAAAAATAACAgacaaaagagaagaggaaaactgGTAAAAGCAAGCATGGTTTACCATAACAAGCAATAATGAGCAACTtgatatcaaaaaagaaaaacttaaaaaagactTTAATCTGGTATCATTTAGAGTAGGGACACACAGGCTCTGAGGACTAACCGTGAATGgtaattgtggttttaaaaaatgaccttAGATCATCAACGAAATCTACCCTATATTCTGTATGATTTGGTTAAGAAGGCAGAGAAATTAGTATTGCTCTGTTTGAGAAGCCTTCAAAATGGGTTGGCACTTAGAGGCAAAAGTTTGATTTATTTGAAACATTCAATTTTAGCAAAAACATTCAGTAAGTGTTACTGTTTAAGACAAGATATTTTCAGCAAGAAAACAGTTCTAAACATGCTTTTTAGCCAAACCAATTGGCCATGTTGTCTAAAGAACTGATGACCCGTGGTCCTCTGCAGCTAGAACTACTATGCATTGTACATTTATACTCATCACGACAAAtaagttagcaaatatttttctttggtagAAAAGTAATttcagtctgggcatggtggctcacacctgcaatcccagcactttgggaggccaaggcaggtgggtcacttcagaccagaagttgaagaccaacttggccaacatggcaaaaccccatctctacgaaaaaaaaaaaaaaagaaaaaaaagccgagtttggtgatgcatgcctgtactcccagctactcagaaggctgaggcaggagaatcacgtaaacacgggaggtggaagctgcagtgagccgagatcatgccactacactccagcctgggtaacagactgagactctgtcaaaaaaaaaaaaaattcaacttttactTCATGTTTAGGGGGTaccatgtgcagatttgttacccgcatatattgcatgatgctaaggtttggaATACAGtggatcctgtcacccagggaACGgagtatagtacccaatagttttttttCCAACTCGCACCCTCTTTGTGCCTCCCCacctagtagtccccagtgtctattattgccatctttatgtctgtgaatacccattgtttagctcccacttataagtgagaacatgtggcatttggttttttgtttctgcacTAACTCACTTAGGATAAcggccttcagctgcatccatgttgctgcaaataacatgattttgttcctttttatggctgcattgtgtcccatggtgtatatgtgccacattttctttatccagtccactgttgctgggcacctaagttgatttcatgtctctgctattgtgaataatgctgcagtgaacatgggagtgcatgtgtctttttgtagaatggcttattttcttttgcatatatacccacTAATGAGATTGCTTAGTCAAATGggagttctgttttaagttctttgagaaatctccaaactgctttccacagggtcTGAACTAACgtacatttccatcaacaatgtatgataagcattcccatttctccacagccttgccagcacctgttgttttttgactttttagtaatagccattcagactggtgtgagatgatctcttgttgtggttttgatttgcatttctgtgattagtgatttggaatattttttcatatgttcattggctGCTTGTGtagtttcttttgagaagtatctgtttatatattttttccatttgtaatgggtttttttacattttttttacatattttttacatgttgatttatttaagttcatagattctggatattagacctttgttggatgcatagtttacaaatgtcttctcccattctgtagattttcTGCGTACTCTGTTAACagttcttttgttgtgcagaagctcttcggtttaattaggtcccacttgtcaatttttgtttttgtttcaattgcttttgtgGACTTAGTGATAAATTCTTGCCCAAAGCTGatatccagaatggtgtttcctgggttttcttaTGGGATTCTTaagagtttgaggtcttacatttaaatctttaatccatattgagttaatttttgtatatggtgaaaggtaggggttcagtttcatttttccGCACATGGCTAGACAgctttctcagcaccatttattgaataggaagtcctttccgcATTGTTTATTGTTGCCAACTTTGTCAACGAATTGGTGTGGGTGTGTGACTTTACTTTTTGGctgtctgttctgttccattggtctatgtgtctgtttttgtaccagtaccatgttctTTTGGTTACCATCACCTTATAATGTAGTTCGAcgtcaagtaatgtgatgcctccagctttgttgattttgctgagaattgctttggctatttgggctcttttgttgttgttgttccctaTGAACTTTAGAATACCTTTTTCTAGTtctattaaaaaatgacattggtagctCAATAGGAgtagtattgaatctatagattgctttgggcagtatgacctttttagcaatattgattctttttatccaggagcatggaatgtgttttcatttatttgtatcacctgtgatttctttcagcagtgttttgcagttcttgtagagctctttcagctccttggttagatatattcctaggttttttattcttatttttatttttgcatctattataaatgggattgtagTCTTGATTTGGtgctcagcttgaatgttatggtgtatagaaatactgctgatttttgcacatcgattttgtatacCGAAACTTTGCTGAAGTCTGTTGTCAGTTCCAGGAACCTTTTGGCAGagactttagggttttctagttGTAGAATtgtatcatcagcaaagagacaatagtttcactcttcttttcctatttggatgtcttttctttctcttgcctgattgctctggcaaggacttccaatactgtattgaacaggagtggtgagaataggcatccttgacttgttccagttctcaggggaatgcttccaggttttgcctattcagtatgatgttgaatatGGTTTTGTCATAGTGGCTCTCACTGTTTTGAGGTATTTTCCTTCgatgcctagtttcttgaggatttttataatgaaaggaTGTCTAATTTTaccaaaagctttttctgtgtctattgagttagtcatatggtttttatttttaattctgtttaggtggtgaatcacatttactgatttgcataggTTTAAAAACCTTGCATCTCaagaatgaagcctacttgattatcATGAATTAACTTTTGATATGCTTCTGTATTTAGTTTGCTAGtaattttgttggggatttttgcatttatgttcatcagggatattggcctatagtttgttgttgttgttattatatcTTTGCTAAGTTTTGGAATCAGGTGGAggctgacttcatagaatgagttgaggAGGAGTGCCTCttcctcagttttttggaatactttcagtaggaatggtaccagctcatcTTTGTACaactggtagaattcagctgtaaatttgTCTGGTCaaaggctttttttggttggtaggttttattattattattattattactcattCAGTTTCGGAACTGATATTGGTCTGTTCACAGCTTCAATTTCTTCCTTATTCAATCTTGGGAGACtgcatgtttccaggaatttaaccCTTTTCTCTAGATTTTGTAGTTTGTGTGCAGtttttcatagtagtctctgaggatcttttgtatttgtgTAGGATGGGTTGTAATGTCCCGTTGTCATTTCTGGTTATACTTATTTGGatcttagagagagagagaggcaggctgttaatctagctagcagcctatcaatcttgtttatcctttcagatatctaacttttggtttcattgattccTTGTATGGatttttgagtctcagtttcattttcactttaattttagttatttcttttcttctgctagctttggggttaattcgttcttgtttttctagttcctctagttttgatgttagattgttaatctgagatttttctaactttttaaggtagacatttagcactataaactttcctcttaactcGGCTTTTGCAGCATCCCAAATATTTTGGCATGATacgtctctgttttcatttatttcaatgaagttttttatttctgtcttaattttgttgtttatccAAAAGTTATTcagaagcaagttgtttaatttccaagttgtttaattgtgtggttttgagagatcatTTTGGTATTGAGTTCTCTTTTTAGtcaactgtggtccaagagtgtgaTTGGTGGTATTatattggtttttttaaaaatttattcagacTTGCTTTTGGCTGCACATATGGTCAATCTTGGAGTGTGTTCTGTCACGGATAACAAAGAATGTATATCTGTAGTTGATAGGTGgcgtattctgtagatgtctatgagGTTCTATTGGttatttaagtccagaatttctttgttagttttcttcctCAATGATCTgatgctgtcagtggggtgttaaaaatTTCTCACTATTATTGGGTGGCTGTTTGCATCTTTATATAAGTCTAGAAATACTTGATTTATGAATCAGGTTGCTCCAATGGTGGGTTtgtgtatatttaggatagttaagttttcttgttgaattgaaccctttatcactatgtaatgaccttctttgtctttttttactattgtttgtttaaagtctgttttatctgatataagaatagcaacccatggtcttttttctcttctacttaTATGATAGATCTTCTCTAACCCTtgactttgagcctatgggtatTGTTatatgtgagatggatctcttgaagacaaAGGATGGATGTTTTTTTtctatccagcttgccactctgtgccatTTAAGTAgggtgtttagaccatttacatttaaggttaatatctGTATGTGAGGTTTTGATCCTATCATGCTTTGAATTTTTTATCTGTCATtactgagtttccattttggttagggACCATTGCTGGAGAGAGAATGTTGGTGATGTCActgcatttggatttttttttatggtgCCAGAATTCTtttgctggttccttctcatctggagacattggtgtttctaatttttgtagttatttGTGTGGGggtaggattttttctttttctttcttgccctataatttttttttttccccactttcccTTTCCCGCTCTCCCTAAGTGGTATCACTGTAGAGAATGCTGTGTAGGATCTTCTGGCTTTACTTCTATTGCCCTAATAGGCACTTCTGTTGTCAAGTTTTATATTGGGCTGTGCAGTTCAACCTAAGAGCCAGTGGATAGTGCTCATGGGTAAGAGCCAGTTTGGGCCAACACAGCTGGATATATACTTGATCACTGTGTACTGGAGAAgctctgttgcctcaggcaatggGCTTATTCACAGAGTACACAGGTATCTGAGTTCCCTCCTTAGCCCCAATGGGGTGGGGGCCAAGATGGGCAGGGCTGGAATAGACAGGTCTGCCTGCAGGCCCCTTGATGGCATGCACATGCAGAAGTGCCAAGGGAGAATCCATTGAGGCGTCACCAAGTGCCCAGAGTCATGCCTAGGCATGGAGCTGAGAAAGTTTCCCAGCTCCAGGTTCTCTGCACAGGGCATAGGGGCAGCCTAAACTCCCTGTCCATGAGAGTGGGTGCTCCacatgcctggagatctgcctgggtaGGGAGCAGAGAGGGCCTCACTGTACCAGAATCTCTGCCCAGGAGGAGTgggtcagctcaggctgctggtGCAGGTGAGCAGATACTCCAAATGCCTGGGGATCTGCCTATATGTGGAGCAGAGAGGGCCCCACTGTATCATGATCTTTGCCTAGAAAGCATGAGGCAGTTTAAGCTGCTGAACCAGGGGGAGCATGTGCTCCTAATCTCTGGAGATCTGCCTGTATATTAACATGGCCCCCACCACTACCCCCGACACCATGATCTATGCATTGGAAGGGTGGGACAGCTCAGGCTGTTGATTCAGGCAAGGGAGTGCTCTGAATagctggagatctgcctgggaaTGGAGCAGAAAGGGCCCTATTCCACCATAATCTACATCCATGAAGGATGGGGTAGCCAAGCTACTGGTCCAGACAAGTAGGTGCTCCAGATGCCTAGATTTTTGCCTGGGGGTAGAGTGGAACAGGCCCCACTGCACCACAATCtcaggggagcagggagggacaCCCAGTGGTAACACAGGCAGACTAGTTCCAGGTTGCCAACTGGCCCTGGCTGCAAGTCTTGTCATCCAGGAGAAACTGCAGCTGTACCAgatctcctcccacctcaggcctgCAACAGGTGAGAGCACAATTCCAGTACCTACTGCTGAGGCACTTTCCACAATTCTGGCTATGGAGTCCCTACTGTGCTCCAGATCAAGTGCTCCAGTCTCTGGCCTGATACTACAATGTGTGCGTGGCTGTGCTGCTAGGTCACCAAAGAATGACTGAGACTTTGTATGCACCCTGATCAAAAATGGCATTCTGCTCTCAGTCCTGGGTGTGGGAAAATGCTTGCAGCTTTTCCCAATGTCTTTTCCTCACAAAGTCTCCAAGCCTCTCCCCAAATTAGCTCTTGGCTTTGGGAGAAACAAAGTGCTCTCCTTTGGCCTGGGTTTCTTGAATCTGCAGTGGAAAGGTGAGTTTCAGAGGGAGGCCCTCTGCCTCTTTCACATACTTGGGGTCACTCATTTTTATCAGCTGGACACTGATAGAATCTGGGGTGTCCTTCACAATTTTGATGGAttcctattttcctttttgaattaaaGCTCACAGATTTGGTCTTTATGCACTGTCTTGCTATTTCCAGGTGGCTGAGATGTATTAAAAGTCTCTAATCCCCCATCTTGAGGGGagcaaaatcaactttttttgtatctatttcttttatctttcaaagAGTATG
Proteins encoded in this window:
- the PEX2 gene encoding peroxisome biogenesis factor 2, yielding MVRSAQKIIGIYETFREDMASRKENAKSANRVLRISQLDALELNKALEQLVWSQFAQCFHGFKPGLLARFEPEVKACLWLFLWRFTIYSRNATVGQSVLNIQYKNDFSPNLRYQPPSKNQKIWYAVCTIGGRWLEERCYDLFRNHHLASFGKVKQCVNFVVGLLKLGGLINFLIFLQRGKFATLTERLLGIHSVFCKPQNIREVGFEYMNRELLWHGFAEFLIFLLPLISVQKLKAKLSSWCIPLTGAPNSDNTLATSGKECSLCGEWPTMPHTIGCEHIFCYFCAKSSFLFDMYFTCPKCGTEVHSLQPLKSGIEMSEVNAL